A region of Thermococcus piezophilus DNA encodes the following proteins:
- the guaB gene encoding IMP dehydrogenase, whose product MGEFEQKLVNAIKGYTFDDVLLVPQATEVEPKDVDVSTQITPKIRLNIPILSAAMDTVTEWEMAVAMAREGGLGVIHRNMSIEEQVEMVKKVKRAERFIVEDVITIEPDETLDYALVLMEKNDIDGLPVVGEDRKIIGIITKKDIAVKEGRLVREVMTRDVITVPEDIAVEDALNLMVENRIARLPVVDGDGKLVGIITVSDLMMRKKYRNAVRDENGDLLVAAAVGPFDLERAKALDEAGVDVIVIDTAHAHNLKAIRAMKEIRNAVDAELIVGNIANPKAVDDLTFADAVKVGIGPGSICTTRVVAGVGVPQITAIAMVADRAQEYGIHIIADGGIRYSGDIVKAIAAGANAVMLGSLLAGTKEAPGKDVVINGRKYKQYRGMGSLGAMMKGGAERYYQKGHMKTRKFVPEGVEGVVPYTGSVGEVLYQLVGGLRSGMGYVGAANIEELKEKGEFVIITQAGVKESHPHDIFITNEAPNYPVGK is encoded by the coding sequence ATGGGGGAATTTGAACAAAAACTTGTCAATGCAATTAAGGGCTACACCTTCGACGACGTTCTTCTGGTTCCGCAGGCAACCGAGGTCGAGCCGAAGGACGTTGACGTTTCGACCCAGATAACTCCGAAGATTAGACTCAACATCCCGATTCTCAGCGCGGCTATGGACACCGTCACCGAGTGGGAGATGGCGGTAGCGATGGCCAGGGAGGGCGGCCTCGGTGTCATCCACAGGAACATGAGCATCGAGGAGCAGGTCGAGATGGTAAAAAAAGTCAAGCGCGCCGAGCGTTTCATCGTCGAGGACGTTATAACCATCGAACCCGACGAGACTCTTGACTATGCGCTCGTCTTGATGGAGAAGAACGACATCGACGGCCTTCCGGTGGTCGGAGAAGACAGAAAAATTATCGGAATCATCACCAAGAAGGACATAGCTGTGAAGGAAGGCAGGCTCGTGAGGGAGGTCATGACCAGGGATGTCATAACGGTTCCGGAGGACATCGCCGTCGAGGATGCCCTCAACCTTATGGTTGAGAACAGGATTGCTCGCCTCCCCGTGGTCGATGGGGACGGTAAGCTGGTCGGAATCATCACAGTGAGCGACCTCATGATGAGGAAGAAGTACAGGAACGCAGTGAGAGATGAAAACGGCGACCTGTTGGTTGCCGCCGCGGTTGGTCCCTTCGACTTGGAGAGGGCCAAGGCTCTTGACGAGGCAGGGGTTGATGTTATAGTCATCGACACAGCTCATGCCCACAACCTCAAAGCGATAAGGGCGATGAAGGAGATAAGGAACGCCGTTGATGCCGAGTTAATCGTCGGAAACATCGCCAACCCGAAGGCCGTCGATGACCTAACCTTCGCCGATGCCGTAAAGGTTGGGATAGGGCCAGGAAGCATATGCACCACACGCGTTGTCGCTGGCGTCGGCGTTCCACAGATTACCGCTATAGCCATGGTGGCTGATAGGGCCCAGGAGTACGGTATTCACATCATCGCCGACGGGGGTATACGCTACTCCGGCGACATCGTCAAGGCAATAGCCGCTGGAGCCAACGCTGTTATGCTCGGCTCGCTCTTGGCTGGAACCAAGGAAGCCCCTGGAAAGGATGTCGTCATAAACGGCAGGAAATACAAGCAGTACCGTGGCATGGGTTCCCTCGGAGCGATGATGAAGGGCGGGGCTGAGAGATACTACCAGAAGGGTCACATGAAGACGCGCAAGTTCGTCCCCGAAGGAGTCGAGGGGGTCGTCCCCTACACGGGAAGTGTTGGAGAGGTTCTCTACCAGCTCGTCGGCGGCCTGCGCTCGGGAATGGGGTACGTTGGTGCAGCAAACATCGAAGAGCTCAAGGAGAAGGGTGAGTTTGTGATTATAACCCAGGCGGGTGTCAAGGAGAGCCACCCCCACGACATCTTCATCACCAACGAGGCGCCGAACTATCCGGTAGGGAAGTGA
- a CDS encoding helix-turn-helix transcriptional regulator, with protein sequence MRVHILKEECENGKLVLLLKVEIELNNIHKHELGELERQILDFILDNNEVTQKELSKLFSRANTCRAIRNPEDMGLVRRERKRRTYVIRVV encoded by the coding sequence ATGAGAGTACACATTCTCAAGGAGGAATGTGAAAACGGAAAACTTGTGTTGCTTCTCAAAGTGGAGATCGAACTAAACAATATACACAAGCACGAGCTGGGCGAGCTGGAGAGACAAATATTAGACTTCATTCTTGACAACAATGAGGTAACCCAAAAAGAATTAAGTAAGCTGTTCAGCAGAGCTAACACTTGCAGGGCTATCAGGAATCCTGAAGACATGGGATTGGTTCGACGTGAAAGAAAAAGAAGAACGTACGTAATCAGGGTGGTTTAA
- a CDS encoding ATP-binding cassette domain-containing protein yields MIEAVNLTKYYLPPIKSLFDLKSLWDFLRTPREEIAALVDINFRVKEGEIYGLLGPNGAGKTTLCKIANALVIPTRGHLYISGYDSIQGHNKIRGKIFTIFGGDRDLFGLFQWRVSVEKTLSSWPNCGEFPRQRPREESMDTILKPSEEIGTTVLLTTYNRKEAEIPCDRILLFNKRKISEGTHKELIEKVGALKAERKIIVKIKGKINLKDFDGMAQKNRDSKRWEVLDALSKYNAVNVHTSQVILEEPSCTSAKGKKNRLKITSLPDSSAPRW; encoded by the coding sequence GTGATAGAGGCTGTTAATCTGACCAAGTACTACCTTCCTCCAATAAAGTCCCTGTTCGACTTGAAAAGCCTGTGGGACTTTCTCAGAACACCGCGGGAAGAGATTGCCGCATTGGTTGATATCAACTTTAGAGTTAAAGAAGGCGAAATATACGGCCTCCTTGGTCCGAACGGCGCTGGAAAAACTACACTCTGCAAAATCGCCAACGCCCTTGTTATACCAACGAGGGGCCACCTCTACATCAGCGGATACGATTCAATCCAAGGGCACAACAAAATCAGGGGTAAAATCTTCACAATTTTCGGCGGGGATAGGGATTTATTTGGTCTCTTCCAGTGGAGGGTCAGCGTGGAAAAAACCTTAAGTTCATGGCCGAACTGTGGAGAATTCCCAAGACAGAGGCCGAGAGAAGAATCAATGGACACTATCCTAAAACCTTCAGAGGAGATAGGGACAACAGTACTCTTGACAACCTACAACCGGAAGGAGGCTGAAATTCCGTGCGATAGAATCCTGTTGTTCAACAAGAGAAAAATATCTGAAGGAACTCATAAAGAGCTTATAGAGAAAGTTGGGGCCCTCAAAGCGGAGAGGAAAATCATTGTCAAAATTAAAGGAAAAATTAATCTCAAAGATTTTGATGGAATGGCTCAAAAAAATCGAGATTCAAAGCGATGGGAAGTGCTCGACGCTTTGTCAAAATACAACGCCGTCAATGTTCACACTTCTCAAGTTATCCTGGAAGAACCTTCATGCACCTCTGCAAAAGGGAAAAAGAACAGACTCAAAATCACTTCCCTACCGGATAGTTCGGCGCCTCGTTGGTGA